The following are from one region of the Terriglobia bacterium genome:
- a CDS encoding DsbA family protein — protein sequence MARFIGIFLNTFLLVLLVAQPGVSQNAGTAAPKKAAASATPAAKKGGTAAKGKGGAKTANKKVARKKPAATAAAKPVPLTPEITHRITTEIRSHYNVPAQVTISLSDPKPSTTADYDEVVVSFTGGSKTTQHDFLISTDRKTLAHVEKIDISQDLMSKIDVKGRPVKGNPSATVTIVNFDDFQCPFCSRLHSTLFENVFKDYADRIKVIYKDYPLIEIHPWAMHAAIDGNCLGEQNAPAYWDFADYIHANQKQMTGKSRTDAFQNIDNLAKEQAQKHQLDADKLQACMQKQDESAVRASMAEGDKLGVDSTPTLFINGERYTGAVPESELRAALDRALADSAQQTPANAKN from the coding sequence TTGGCTAGATTTATAGGCATTTTTCTAAATACTTTCCTGCTTGTGCTTCTGGTTGCTCAGCCGGGAGTGTCTCAAAACGCGGGTACCGCCGCCCCAAAGAAAGCCGCAGCCAGCGCGACTCCTGCCGCCAAAAAAGGCGGGACTGCTGCAAAAGGAAAAGGTGGGGCTAAGACTGCAAATAAGAAAGTTGCACGGAAGAAGCCCGCAGCCACGGCAGCTGCCAAGCCAGTTCCTCTGACCCCGGAGATTACCCACCGGATAACCACAGAGATTCGCTCCCACTACAACGTCCCGGCCCAGGTCACAATTTCCCTGTCTGATCCCAAGCCAAGCACGACGGCCGACTATGACGAGGTGGTTGTCTCTTTTACCGGGGGAAGCAAAACAACGCAACACGACTTCCTGATTTCTACAGACCGCAAAACCCTGGCCCACGTGGAAAAGATCGATATTTCCCAGGACCTGATGTCCAAGATCGACGTGAAGGGCCGTCCGGTGAAGGGCAATCCCAGCGCCACGGTCACCATCGTTAATTTCGATGATTTTCAGTGTCCTTTCTGCTCCCGCCTGCACTCCACTCTTTTTGAAAATGTGTTCAAGGACTATGCTGACCGGATCAAGGTGATTTACAAGGATTATCCGCTGATTGAGATCCACCCGTGGGCCATGCATGCCGCCATTGACGGCAATTGCCTGGGCGAGCAGAATGCTCCGGCATACTGGGACTTTGCCGATTACATACACGCCAACCAGAAGCAGATGACAGGCAAATCGCGTACAGACGCATTCCAGAACATTGATAATCTGGCCAAGGAACAGGCACAGAAGCATCAGCTTGACGCGGACAAATTGCAGGCCTGCATGCAAAAGCAGGATGAGAGCGCCGTGCGCGCATCCATGGCTGAGGGTGATAAGCTCGGGGTGGATTCCACGCCAACTCTATTTATCAATGGAGAAAGGTACACTGGCGCGGTGCCGGAATCGGAATTGCGCGCTGCACTGGATCGTGCTTTGGCTGATAGTGCGCAGCAGACCCCGGCGAATGCAAAAAACTAG
- a CDS encoding peptidylprolyl isomerase: protein MAKVNSYKIFRSELDKNYNSRVAGSPQKPTAAEEEALRLNILSQIIDIQLHLQKAEKLGILATDDEVESKFSQAKAPYTQEEFQKRLKDLGMTEEDSKQEIRRNLTIDKLLNKEIGSKVTISDADLQNYYNQHKADFNLIEPRYFVAHILVTNQPMGQPGESPGKAQNEAEARKKIQEAENRLSSGEDFASVAAKYSEDPDTARNGGELGPMPESQLKNTDSATRDAILKLKPGQFSDVIPVVNPTTHQPFGYRIIKLIGKETAGQRDLNDPQVQQFIRNQLRSQREQILRAAYDEVLRDNAEVHNYYAEQILKSAGTK from the coding sequence GTGGCCAAGGTGAACAGCTACAAAATTTTCCGTTCCGAACTGGACAAGAATTACAACAGCCGGGTCGCCGGGTCGCCGCAAAAGCCCACCGCCGCGGAAGAGGAAGCCCTGCGGCTGAATATTCTCAGCCAGATCATCGATATCCAACTGCATCTCCAGAAGGCGGAAAAGCTCGGAATCCTTGCCACCGATGACGAGGTGGAAAGCAAATTCAGCCAGGCCAAGGCCCCTTATACGCAAGAAGAATTTCAGAAGCGGCTGAAAGATCTGGGCATGACGGAGGAAGACTCCAAGCAGGAGATACGCCGCAACCTCACGATTGATAAGCTGCTCAACAAAGAGATTGGATCAAAAGTCACCATCTCCGATGCTGACCTGCAGAATTATTACAACCAGCATAAGGCCGACTTTAATCTGATTGAGCCGCGATATTTCGTGGCCCACATCCTGGTGACGAACCAGCCAATGGGCCAGCCGGGAGAGAGTCCGGGCAAAGCGCAGAACGAGGCGGAAGCGCGTAAGAAGATACAGGAGGCCGAGAATCGGCTTTCAAGCGGCGAGGATTTTGCCAGCGTTGCGGCAAAGTATTCTGAAGATCCGGATACCGCACGCAATGGCGGTGAGCTGGGGCCCATGCCGGAATCGCAACTCAAAAACACTGATTCCGCGACCCGTGATGCAATCTTGAAATTAAAACCCGGCCAGTTCAGCGATGTGATTCCGGTTGTAAATCCAACCACGCATCAGCCATTCGGTTATCGCATTATCAAGTTGATTGGCAAAGAGACCGCAGGACAGCGCGACCTGAATGATCCCCAGGTGCAGCAGTTCATCCGCAATCAGCTGCGCAGCCAGCGCGAGCAGATTCTGCGCGCCGCGTATGATGAAGTGTTGCGTGACAATGCTGAAGTCCACAACTATTACGCTGAACAGATCTTGAAGAGTGCAGGGACCAAATAG
- a CDS encoding type II toxin-antitoxin system MqsA family antitoxin, giving the protein MATTTREWEAELGKQIRTLRLRLDLDQKRLAERAGIALNAVKNLEAGKGASLRSLIQVLRILNRTDWLGTLAPTVSISPVQMLKTKTPRQRASPRRMKTNKA; this is encoded by the coding sequence ATGGCAACCACGACGAGAGAGTGGGAGGCGGAACTCGGAAAGCAGATCCGCACCCTCCGACTCCGGCTGGATCTCGATCAGAAGCGGCTGGCAGAACGGGCCGGAATTGCCCTCAACGCGGTCAAGAACCTTGAGGCCGGGAAAGGCGCCTCCCTGCGTTCTCTCATTCAAGTTCTTCGCATCCTAAACAGAACGGATTGGCTCGGAACACTCGCACCTACCGTTTCGATCAGCCCGGTGCAAATGCTCAAAACAAAGACGCCACGACAGCGAGCATCGCCACGGCGGATGAAAACCAATAAGGCTTGA
- a CDS encoding type II toxin-antitoxin system HipA family toxin, protein MVYRPVHVVEVFIWGKAVGAVALDPKLGYYAFEYLPAFRESGVDLAPITMPIASATEPFIFPDLAELTYRRLPGMLADALPDDFGNALIDAWMAQEGVNKSQITSLDRLAYMAKRGIGALEFKPARGPGRSKSTTAIRLSALVESARRAVQGEIDTDAHAKAAFAQIIQVGTSAGGARAKAVISWNPKTHEIRAGQFDVEPGFEHWLIKFDGVGPDERLGVSQDYGRIEYAYYLMAKAAGIEMSESQLLEEHDRAHFMTKRFDRDGNKKHHLQTLCGLAHLDYRQRATHDSSQLFMAINRLGIGYSGMEQAFRRVTFNIMAANCDDHTKNTSFLLREGKRWELAPAYDVTHAYNPKGEWTYQHLMSVNGKFADITWDDLMVVADHFGIGTAAKVVKEVSAAVSSWPDFAKRAKVSQSEIARVRQHHVLLSR, encoded by the coding sequence ATTGTGTACCGACCTGTTCATGTTGTCGAGGTTTTCATTTGGGGCAAGGCCGTCGGGGCAGTAGCGCTCGATCCGAAGCTTGGCTACTACGCTTTTGAATATCTACCAGCCTTTCGCGAGTCTGGCGTCGATCTGGCGCCAATCACAATGCCGATCGCATCTGCTACAGAACCTTTTATTTTTCCGGACCTGGCGGAACTCACCTATCGACGGTTGCCGGGAATGCTCGCAGACGCACTGCCTGACGACTTTGGGAACGCCCTCATCGATGCATGGATGGCACAGGAAGGCGTGAACAAGTCACAGATAACTTCACTTGACCGTCTCGCGTACATGGCAAAGAGAGGAATCGGTGCGTTGGAATTTAAGCCAGCGCGCGGTCCTGGACGTTCGAAGTCAACGACCGCGATCAGGTTGTCGGCACTCGTCGAAAGTGCCAGGCGTGCTGTGCAAGGAGAGATTGATACCGACGCACACGCCAAGGCCGCATTCGCGCAAATCATTCAGGTCGGAACTTCGGCAGGAGGCGCTAGAGCAAAGGCTGTAATTTCGTGGAATCCAAAGACACACGAGATTCGCGCAGGCCAATTCGATGTTGAGCCCGGATTCGAGCATTGGCTTATCAAGTTCGATGGCGTTGGACCGGATGAACGTCTCGGCGTCAGCCAAGACTATGGACGGATCGAGTATGCGTACTACTTGATGGCGAAGGCTGCGGGGATCGAGATGTCAGAATCTCAATTGTTGGAGGAACATGATCGAGCACACTTCATGACGAAGCGATTCGATCGTGACGGGAACAAGAAGCACCACCTCCAGACGTTATGTGGCTTGGCACACCTTGACTATCGACAGAGGGCCACTCACGATTCCAGCCAGCTGTTCATGGCCATCAATCGCTTGGGAATCGGATATTCAGGTATGGAGCAAGCGTTCCGGCGAGTCACATTCAACATCATGGCCGCCAATTGTGACGACCACACAAAGAACACCTCATTTCTGCTTCGTGAGGGTAAAAGATGGGAGTTGGCTCCAGCCTACGATGTGACTCACGCCTACAACCCAAAGGGAGAATGGACGTATCAGCACCTGATGTCTGTGAACGGCAAGTTTGCCGACATCACGTGGGACGATCTTATGGTTGTCGCTGATCATTTTGGGATCGGAACGGCTGCCAAGGTGGTCAAAGAGGTCAGTGCTGCAGTTTCATCCTGGCCAGATTTCGCAAAGCGGGCTAAGGTGAGCCAGTCTGAAATTGCTCGCGTTCGGCAACACCACGTTCTTCTTTCGCGCTGA
- a CDS encoding acetyl-CoA carboxylase biotin carboxyl carrier protein subunit, which translates to MIYEVTLAEKVYRVELTKVGERWKCLLNGRELSIDVTDGRSGVLSLLLGGKSYEIKQEIVGTETNIVVGHERFTASVRDPRSFRSRSRAGASEQGVMKIKAPMPGKVVRVLAGVGTPVEVGQSVLVIEAMKMQNELKAPKTGVVKKINVAEGAAVDAGQSLAEVE; encoded by the coding sequence ATGATTTATGAGGTCACGCTTGCGGAGAAAGTCTATCGCGTTGAGCTCACGAAGGTCGGCGAGCGCTGGAAGTGCTTGCTGAATGGCCGCGAACTATCAATCGACGTTACTGATGGCCGGAGCGGGGTTCTTTCTCTCCTGCTGGGCGGCAAGTCATATGAAATAAAGCAGGAAATTGTAGGAACCGAGACGAATATTGTTGTGGGCCACGAGCGCTTTACCGCTTCTGTTCGCGATCCACGGTCGTTTCGGTCTCGCAGCCGGGCCGGCGCCAGCGAGCAGGGCGTGATGAAGATCAAGGCGCCCATGCCGGGCAAAGTTGTACGGGTGCTCGCGGGCGTGGGAACACCCGTGGAAGTGGGTCAAAGCGTGCTGGTGATTGAAGCCATGAAGATGCAGAATGAGTTGAAGGCTCCCAAGACCGGCGTGGTGAAAAAGATTAACGTTGCGGAAGGGGCCGCCGTGGACGCAGGCCAGAGCCTGGCAGAAGTGGAGTAG
- the accC gene encoding acetyl-CoA carboxylase biotin carboxylase subunit, which translates to MFTKVLIANRGEIAVRVMRACREMGITSVAVFSDVDRRSLHVSKADEAYLLGPAPARESYLNITKILEVARKCGAEAIHPGYGFLSENPKFARACAEAGIKFIGPPPSAMELMGSKTRARTAMQAAGVPMVPGSARGLSIAEAEAMAAEIGYPVMIKAAAGGGGKGMRLVSKPADLKSSFETAQSEALRSFNDSEIYIEKFIENPRHIEIQVLGDEHGNVVYLGERECSVQRRHQKVIEEAPSAVVDEEMRRRMGAVAVQAAKSAGYANAGTVEFLVDGKRNFYFLEMNTRLQVEHPVTELVTGLDLVHLQLRIASGEKLPFRQEDVQLRGHAIECRIYAEDPDNNFFPSPGKITQLLRPSGPGVREDSGVYEGWTVPLDYDPMLSKLITYAPDRPMAIARMRRALDEYFVGGIKTNLPLFRRILEHPDFITARIDTGFLDRLLATPAIPASTKNGMAEIAAISAALFAATAQPKNGQNGMSKSGDEKRSATSMWKRTARSEGVGGE; encoded by the coding sequence ATGTTCACCAAGGTCCTCATTGCTAATCGTGGCGAAATCGCCGTTCGCGTGATGCGCGCCTGCCGCGAAATGGGCATTACGTCTGTGGCTGTGTTTTCTGACGTTGATCGCCGGTCTCTTCATGTCTCCAAGGCGGACGAAGCTTATTTGCTTGGGCCTGCGCCTGCCCGCGAATCGTATCTCAACATCACCAAAATCCTTGAAGTAGCCCGCAAATGCGGGGCTGAGGCCATTCATCCCGGCTATGGATTCTTGTCTGAAAACCCCAAGTTTGCGCGAGCATGCGCTGAAGCAGGAATCAAATTCATTGGTCCACCGCCATCCGCGATGGAGTTAATGGGCTCCAAGACACGCGCGCGTACAGCCATGCAGGCCGCGGGAGTGCCCATGGTTCCGGGCTCTGCGCGCGGCCTCAGTATTGCCGAAGCGGAAGCAATGGCTGCGGAGATCGGATATCCCGTAATGATCAAAGCTGCGGCCGGCGGCGGCGGCAAGGGGATGCGCTTGGTCAGCAAGCCTGCCGATCTCAAATCCAGCTTTGAAACCGCACAAAGCGAGGCGTTGCGTTCCTTCAACGATAGCGAAATCTATATTGAAAAATTTATTGAGAACCCGCGTCATATTGAGATACAGGTGCTTGGCGACGAGCATGGCAACGTGGTTTATCTGGGCGAGCGCGAGTGCTCCGTGCAACGGCGTCATCAGAAGGTGATTGAAGAAGCGCCCTCGGCCGTTGTCGACGAAGAAATGCGCCGGCGCATGGGCGCGGTGGCTGTGCAGGCCGCAAAGTCGGCTGGATACGCCAACGCTGGGACGGTGGAGTTTCTGGTAGATGGCAAACGCAACTTTTATTTTCTGGAAATGAACACCCGGCTCCAGGTGGAACATCCTGTTACGGAACTGGTCACCGGGCTGGATCTAGTGCATCTGCAACTGCGGATCGCCAGCGGAGAAAAGCTGCCTTTCCGCCAGGAAGATGTCCAACTTCGCGGACATGCCATTGAATGCAGGATTTATGCTGAAGATCCCGACAATAATTTCTTTCCTTCCCCAGGGAAAATCACACAGCTTTTGCGTCCTTCAGGTCCCGGCGTGCGTGAAGATAGCGGCGTTTATGAGGGCTGGACGGTACCGCTGGATTATGACCCCATGCTCTCCAAGCTGATCACTTACGCTCCCGATCGGCCAATGGCCATTGCCCGCATGAGGCGCGCTCTGGACGAATACTTTGTTGGCGGCATTAAAACCAATCTGCCGCTGTTCCGGCGCATTCTGGAGCACCCAGACTTCATCACTGCGCGCATCGATACAGGCTTTCTCGACCGCCTGCTGGCAACTCCCGCCATTCCGGCAAGCACTAAAAACGGAATGGCTGAGATTGCCGCTATTTCCGCTGCGCTGTTTGCCGCCACGGCGCAACCGAAAAATGGGCAGAATGGGATGTCGAAATCCGGCGACGAAAAGCGATCCGCCACATCGATGTGGAAGCGTACGGCGCGCAGTGAAGGAGTTGGCGGCGAATGA